A genome region from Penicillium psychrofluorescens genome assembly, chromosome: 3 includes the following:
- a CDS encoding uncharacterized protein (ID:PFLUO_004550-T1.cds;~source:funannotate), translated as MRVQVENTANEAASPAADPFTPEIRSYIEHLVERFHVPSISIGIIQHGQTHLASFGDAHLGQNRATPDSLYYIASLTKSQTATTLLSVLEDLATGKRPKACPSAPDSITLKTKLQALIPEDFALADEYATAHATLEDALGHRLGVGANDSIYGGEGYTVRDAVRALRHLPMVAELREKQEYLNMGYMVIQHVIETLTGKPIEEAHREYIWGPLGMDSTYPSLQEAKDSGKQLCAGYIYDPLAKRVEKTAHVNDYPLIGGGGVISSIRDTTAYLHGVMHGTLPLGKDYQEKLLTQLSLDDPGTPKEHWSHGLYGLGWSQKTYRGRRIVSHTGAINGFNSELLYLPDAKWAMAVLSNSSQGFSAWQPLKLRLLDDVLRVPPAERQPSPEDELSDKLERSGEHLATARETIYPHIPNPPLPLPLPLSCYAGTYTSLGHKTLKLTVASPRATTPVRSGVTEVLRTEFTALGDFVCEMEHVSGDFFLGWEDFTVPAAAARAARRVQFVLDAEGGVVRMGINFAPATETGDDSKMTWFDKAWV; from the exons ATGCGAGTCCAGGTAGAAAATACAGCAAACGAGGCTGCCAGCCCGGCCGCAGACCCGTTTACACCAGAGATTAGAAGCTACATTGAGCATCTCGTCGAGCGCTTCCACGTGCCGAGCATCTCCATTGGCATTATCCAGCACGGGCAGACTCATCTTGCG TCATTTGGTGATGCGCACCTGGGCCAGAACAGAGCCACGCCCGACTCGCTCTACTACATTGCCTCGCTCACAAAGTCCCAAACAGCCACCACGCTCCTCTCTGTTCTCGAGGACCTCGCCACCGGCAAGCGCCCAAAGGCCTGCCCTTCCGCCCCTGACAGCATCACGCTCAAGACGAAGCTGCAGGCGCTCATCCCTGAGGACTTCGCGCTCGCGGATGAGTACGCCACCGCGCACGCCACCCTCGAAGATGCGCTGGGCCACCGCCTCGGCGTGGGCGCCAACGACTCCATCTACGGCGGGGAGGGGTACACAGTACGCGATGCTGTGAGAGCGCTGCGACATCTGCCGATGGTGGCGGAGTTGCGGGAGAAGCAGGAATATCTCAACATGGGCTACATGGTCATCCAGCATGTCATTGAGACGCTGACGGGGAAGCCGATTGAGGAAGCGCATCGCGAGTATATATGGGGTCCGCTGGGGATGGATTCGACATATCCATCGCTCCAAGAGGCCAAGGATTCGGGAAAGCAGCTATGCGCTGGATACATCTATGATCCTTTGGCGAAAAGGGTCGAGAAGACGGCGCATGTGAATGACTATCCgctcatcggcggcggaggcgtgATTTCCTCAATCCGCGACACGACAGCCTACCTACACGGCGTCATGCACGGCACGCTGCCGCTCGGGAAGGACTACCAAGAGAAACTCCTCACCCAGCTGTCTCTGGATGATCCCGGCACGCCCAAGGAGCACTGGTCCCACGGGCTGTACGGCCTCGGTTGGTCGCAGAAGACGTACCGCGGACGGCGCATCGTCTCGCACACGGGCGCCATCAACGGCTTCAATTCGGAGCTACTCTACCTGCCGGATGCGAAATGGGCCATGGCTGTTCTCtccaacagcagccagggaTTTTCCGCATGGCAGCCGCTGAAGCTGCGCCTCCTGGACGACGTGCTGCGCGTGCCCCCTGCCGAACGACAGCCCAGTCCCGAGGACGAGCTCAGCGACAAGCTGGAGCGCAGCGGCGAGCATCTCGCTACCGCGCGCGAGACCATCTACCCGCACATTCCCAACCCGCCGCTCCctctgccgctgccgctgtCCTGCTACGCGGGGACTTACACTAGCCTCGGCCACAAGACGCTGAAGCTCACCGTGGCGAGCCCGCGGGCGACGACGCCGGTGCGGAGCGGGGTGACGGAGGTGCTGCGGACTGAGTTTACTGCGCTCGGGGATTTTGTGTGCGAGATGGAGCACGTGTCGGGGGATTTCTTCCTGGGGTGGGAAGATTTCACGGtgccggcggcggcggcgagggcggcaCGGCGCGTGCAGTTTGTGCTGGATGCGGAGGGGGGCGTGGTAAGAATGGGAATTAATTTTGCACCGGCGACGGAGACGGGTGATGATTCAAAAATGACTTGGTTTGACAAGGCGTGGGTTTAG
- a CDS encoding uncharacterized protein (ID:PFLUO_004548-T1.cds;~source:funannotate), protein MSHEDRGFGRRQSVAQQRRLSQQFQGNAWSGPPSDTIYAGVSGYFSDNDKSIVAIAVRDTTYLLDFLEKEFTPVESQTRSQAVTNFIITQLIDYSEKHLEKVMGLAIPKHVADHCPDLCSRLWAELDVIPLVLSGDSLMDRFTSRETSGTQAWDERTTDEQAESMARKCVRLFGPDNIPLLQVGLMGHVEVDTDFHVRLTNIEDFEKTVSAETWAAVKHYAADLKKRDIKIAMFSATPQGGGVALMRHSLVRFSHCLGTNIRWYVPKPRPEVFRITKTNHNILQGVAHPDERLTDRNKKLLEDWTEENARRHWTRQGGPLLAPSEGGADVVVIDDPQMPGLIPIAKRAAPDRPVIYRSHIQIRSDLIETPGSPQAEAWEYLWNLIKLADCFISHPVSAFVPKNVPHEMVGYMPASTDWLDGLNKNMRDWDIAFYGRIFNAACRYSGMPTIQYPEDEYIIQIARFDPSKGIFDVLDAYQKFHHRLTSERPDLTPPKLLICGHGSVDDPDGAMIYDQAIEHLETKIPHLRDRICIRRMRPSDQALNALLSKARIGLQLSTREGFEVKVSEAIHKGKPVIATRAGGIPLQVEHNKSGFLVDVGDTDAVAQHLFELWTDDALYRRMSEYALTHVFDEVSTVGNALNWLYLASTLSKGQRIQPRGRWINDLAFEELGTAARDQPRRLTRAVEVEKMG, encoded by the exons ATGAGTCACGAAGATCGTGGGTTCGGGCGCCGCCAGTCGGTGGCCCAGCAGCGACGGCTATCACAGCAGTTTCAAGGCAACGCCTGGTCAGGACCGCCGTCGGAT ACCATCTATGCCGGTGTCTCGGGCTATTTTTCAGACAATGACAAGTCGATCGTGGCCATTGCCGTGCGCGACACCACCTACTTACTCGACTTTCTGGAGAAGGAATTCACTCCAGTGGAAAGCCAAACACGCTCGCAGGCGGTTACAAACTTCATAATCACCCAGCTGATCGACTACTCGGAGAAACACTTGGAGAAAGTCATGGGCCTCGCGATCCCCAAGCACGTCGCAGACCATTGCCCGGATCTATGCTCCCGCCTGTGGGCCGAACTAGATGTAATCCCACTCGTACTATCCGGAGATAGTCTGATGGACCGGTTCACGAGTCGTGAGACGTCAGGGACACAGGCGTGGGATGAACGGACCACAGATGAACAGGCGGAGTCTATGGCCCGGAAGTGCGTGCGGCTGTTCGGCCCGGACAACATCCCCTTACTTCAGGTCGGACTCATGGGCCATGTGGAGGTCGACACGGACTTCCACGTACGGCTGACAAACATTGAGGACTTTGAGAAGACTGTCTCTGCCGAGACGTGGGCGGCCGTGAAGCACTACGCGGCTGATCTCAAGAAACGCGATATCAAGATTGCCATGTTCAGTGCGACGCCGCAGGGTGGAGGAGTGGCCCTGATGAGACATTCTCTTGTTCGCTTCTCGCACTGCCTGGGCACAAATATCAGATG GTACGTCCCGAAGCCACGGCCGGAAGTTTTTCGGATTACCAAGACAAATCACAATATTCTTCAAGGCGTGGCACACCCGGATGAGCGTTTGACGGATCGGAACAAGAAATTGCTCGAAGACTGGACCGAAGAGAATGCGAGACGGCATTGGACGAGACAAGGGGGACCGCTACTCGCGCCCTCTGAGGGCGGCGCGGACGTAGTGGTCATTGATGATCCGCAGATGCCAGGGCTGATCCCAATTGCAAAGCGAGCAgctccagatcgaccagtcATCTACCGCAGTCACATCCAGATACGAAGTGACTTGATTGAAACACCTGGCTCTCCACAGGCCGAAGCGTGGGAGTATTTGTGGAATCTGATCAAGCTCGCGGACTGTTTTATTAGCCATCCCGTGAGCGCCTTCGTTCCAAAAAATGTGCCTCACGAGATGGTGGGCTACATGCCTGCCTCAACCGACTG GCTGGACGGGCTGAACAAGAACATGCGAGATTGGGATATTGCCTTCTACGGCCGTATCTTCAATGCAGCTTGCCGGTATTCGGGTATGCCGACGATCCAGTATCCCGAAG ACGAATATATCATTCAAATTGCACGGTTCGACCCATCCAAGGGTATCTTCGATGTGCTAGACGCCTACCAGAAATTTCACCATCGCCTCACGTCCGAACGGCCTGACCTGACGCCACCGAAGCTCTTAATATGTGGCCACGGCTCAGTAGACGACCCAGACGGGGCCATGATCTACGACCAAGCAATCGAACATCTAGAAACCAAGATTCCTCACCTGCGCGACCGGATCTGCATAAGACGAATGCGACCCTCAGACCAAGCGCTGAACGCACTACTCTCCAAGGCCCGAATTGGACTGCAGCTGTCCACCCGAGAAGGATTCGAAGTGAAAGTCTCCGAGGCGATTCACAAAGGCAAGCCGGTGATTGCCACGCGTGCAGGCGGGATTCCCTTGCAGGTTGAGCACAACAAGAGTGGGTTTCTGGTAGATGTTGGTGATACGGATGCAGTGGCCCAGCACTTGTTTGAGCTGTGGACAGACGACGCACTGTACCGCCGCATGTCGGAGTATGCGCTCACGCATGTTTTTGACGAGGTTAGCACGGTGGGAAATGCGCTGAACTGGCTATATTTGGCCTCCACGCTGTCCAAAGGTCAGCGCATCCAGCCTCGGGGTCGGTGGATCAATGATCTCGCATTTGAAGAACTGGGTACCGCGGCGCGAGACCAGCCGCGGCGGCTGACGCGGGCTGTTgaggtggagaagatgggatag
- a CDS encoding uncharacterized protein (ID:PFLUO_004551-T1.cds;~source:funannotate), which produces MFRRFSTTFKRSKDSNGDAEPTKNGKENKRYSKVSPGRKSTSNNEEPHPVKRAEVVAVFEKYAQAIHASRDPLPNQGGDGTYLKHDQSSGLINDIKSLGFRDVNTVRDLIKSKASGELVDDKTMLMERIIQLVSDLPGHSKNRVDLTNSFLDELWSSLPHPPLSYMGDEYKYRSADGSNNNPTLPWLGAANTAYSRSIAPLTIQPGGLPDAGLVFDSLYARQEFTPHPNKVSSVFFDWASLVIHDIFQTDYRQQHLNKTSAYLDLSILYGDVQEQQDMIRTHKDGKLKPDCFQEGRLQALPAACGVLLVMLNRFHNYVVEQLALVNENGRFTKPRDGLPEDQAKAAWTKYDEDLFQTGRLITCGLYINITLYDYLRTIVNLNRTNSTWCLDPRAQMEKAGSTPSGLGNQCSVEFNLAYRWHSAISQGDEKWIEQVYFDLMGKPAEQVSMPELLMGMKKVEGMLDADPSKRTFAHLKRQEDGTFKDDELVELLTHATEDVASSFGPRNVPKALRSIEILGMEAARRWQVGSLNEFRKFFGLKTYDTFEEINSDPDIANTLRHLYEHPDYVELYPGIVSEEAKEPMVPGVGIAPTYTVSRAVLSDAVALVRGDRFYTVDYNPRNLTNFGYNEARYDLNINQGCVFYKLAMRAFPNHYKPDSIYAHYPMTIPSENRKIMKDLGREQDYSYDRPQYTPPRINLQSHLNVKQVLDNPKDFGYAWSSAMEQLFGKGEYDTKHREAMGKALGTEEFSNLVKKFYEDTTLRLLQEKSAKLAGINQVDITRDVGNLAHVHFASNLFGLPLKTEENPRGLFTEHELYMILTIIFSALFFDMDPTKSFQNNRAADAVAQQLGSVVEATVKADTGNGLLSGIMGSFRSHDNAIREHGTAAIKRLHESGLNASEIAWSQILPTVVSMVPNQGQIFTQIVEYYTSPEGKRHLPEINRLAKTDSKDSDEKLFRYCLEAIRINGTFGSYRQAQSSVIVDDSGKQIQIKAGDKIFASFVQANRDPSIFPEPSEVVLDRPLISYLNHGQGPNTALGQEASKLAMVSMLRVVGRLENLRRAPGPQGQIKKILQEGGYYAYLRPDESAYFAFPMSLKLHWDGDFKRSVTSS; this is translated from the exons ATGTTCCGGAGATTCTCGACCACCTTCAAAAGGTCCAAGGACTCCAATGGTGACGCCGAGCCCACCAAGAatggcaaggagaacaagcGGTACTCCAAGGTCTCACCGGGGCGCAAATCCACATCCAACAATGAGGAACCGCACCCAGTGAAGCGCGCCGAAGTGGTCGCAGTCTTTGAGAAGTATGCGCAAGCCATCCATGCTTCGCGCGATCCTCTGCCGAACCAGGGCGGCGACGGCACTTACCTGAAGCACGACCAGTCATCGGGCCTGATCAACGACATCAAGTCTCTGGGTTTCCGTGATGTGAATACCGTCCGGGATCTGATCAAGAGCAAAGCTTCTGGCGAGCTAGTTGATGACAAGACCATGCTCATGGAACGCATCATTCAG CTGGTCAGCGATCTACCTGGCCACTCCAAGAACCGTGTTGACCTCACCAATTCATTCCTGGATGAGCTGTGGAGCTCATTGCCGCACCCGCCCCTGTCATACATGGGCGACGAGTATAAGTATCGTTCGGCCGATGGCTCAAATAACAACCCGACGCTGCCATGGCTGGGAGCTGCCAACACCGCTTATTCGCGGTCAATTGCCCCATTGACCATTCAACCCGGTGGTCTGCCGGACGCGGGCCTGGTGTTTGACAGCCTCTACGCTCGTCAGGAATTCACTCCGCACCCGAACAAGGTCTCCAGTGTTTTCTTCGACTGGGCTTCTTTGGTTATTCACG ACATCTTCCAGACCGACTACCGCCAACAGCATCTGAACAAGACATCCGCCTATTTGGATTTGTCCATTCTTTATGGAGATGTCCAAGAGCAGCAGGATATGATCCGTACCCACAAGGACGGAAAACTGAAGCCTGATTGCTTCCAGGAGGGTCGTCTGCAGGCTCTCCCTGCTGCTTGTGGTGTGCTCCTGGTTATGCTTAACCGCTTCCACAACTATGTTGTCGAGCAGCTGGCTTTGGTCAACGAAAACGGCCGCTTCACCAAACCCCGAGACGGTCTGCCCGAGGACCAGGCCAAGGCGGCCTGGACCAAGTACGACGAGGACCTCTTCCAAACCGGTCGCCT GATTACGTGCGGTCTGTACATTAATATCACCCTGTACGATTACCTGCGCACTATTGTCAACCTGAACCGCACCAACTCCACCTGGTGCTTG GACCCTCGTGCCCAAATGGAGAAGGCCGGGTCTACACCGTCTGGTCTGGGTAACCAGTGCTCAGTCGAATTCAACCTGGCTTACCGCTGGCACTCGGCCATCAGCCAGGGCGACGAGAAATGGATTGAACAGGTGTACTTCGACCTGATGGGCAAGCCGGCTGAGCAGGTTTCCATGCCCGAGCTCCTCATGGGTATGAAGAAGGTAGAGGGTATGCTGGACGCCGACCCATCCAAGCGTACCTTCGCCCACCTGAAACGCCAGGAGGACGGTACCTTCAAGGATGATGAGCTGGTTGAGCTTCTGACTCACGCCACTGAGGACGTGGCTAGCTCCTTCGGTCCCCGCAATGTGCCCAAGGCTCTCCGTTCTATTGAGATTCTGGGTATGGAAGCCGCCCGTCGCTGGCAGGTTGGATCTCTGAACGAGTTCCGTAAGTTCTTCGGTCTGAAGACCTATGATACCTTCGAAGAGATCAACTCCGACCCCGATATTGCCAATACGCTGCGCCACCTGTACGAGCACCCTGACTACGTCGAGTTGTACCCCGGTATCGTTTCtgaggaggccaaggagcCAATGGTTCCTGGTGTTGGTATCGCCCCGACCTACACTGTTTCTCGTGCCGTGCTGTCTGACGCTGTGGCTCTCGTCCGTGGTGACCGCTTCTACACC GTTGACTACAACCCTCGCAATCTGACCAACTTCGGTTACAATGAGGCTCGCTACGACCTCAACATCAACCAGGGCTGTGTCTTCTATAAGCTGGCAATGCGCGCATTCCCCAACCACTACAAGCCTGACTCGATCTACGCTCATTACCCCATGACCATCCCCAGCGAGAACCGCAAGATCATGAAGGACCTTGGCCGCGAGCAGGACTACTCGTATGACCGACCTCAGTACACCCCGCCGCGTATCAACCTGCAGTCCCACCTGAACGTCAAGCAGGTCTTGGACAACCCCAAGGACTTTGGCTATGCCTGGAGCAGCGCTATGGAGCAGCTGTTTGGCAAGGGCGAGTACGACACTAAGCACCGCGAGGCGATGGGCAAGGCTCTGGGCACCGAGGAGTTTTCCAACCTCGTTAAGAAGTTCTACGAGGATACTACCCTCCGTCTGCTCCAGGAGAAGAGTGCCAAGCTGGCGGGCATTAACCAAGTGGATATCACCCGCGA TGTCGGCAACTTGGCCCACGTCCACTTCGCCTCCAACCTCTTCGGCCTGCCACTAAAGACTGAGGAGAACCCGCGTGGTCTGTTCACTGAGCACGAGCTATACATGATCctgaccatcatcttctcggcgctcttcttcgacatggACCCTACCAAGTCGTTCCAGAACAACCGCGCCGCTGATGCCgtggcccagcagctcggcTCAGTCGTCGAGGCGACTGTCAAGGCGGACACCGGTAACGGTCTTCTGTCTGGCATCATGGGCAGCTTCCGGTCGCACGATAATGCTATCCGCGAGCACGGCACTGCTGCAATCAAGCGTCTGCACGAGAGCGGTCTCAACGCATCCGAGATCGCCTGGTCGCAGATCCTCCCGACCGTCGTCTCGATGGTACCCAACCAGGGTCAGATCTTCACCCAGATCGTCGAGTACTACACCTCGCCCGAGGGCAAGAGGCACCTACCCGAGATCAACCGGCTAGCCAAGACGGACTCCAAGGATTCGGACGAGAAATTGTTCCGCTACTGCCTGGAAGCCATCCGTATCAACGGCACCTTTGGCTCATACCGCCAGGCCCAGTCCAGCGTGATTGTGGACGACAGCGGCAAGCAAATCCAGATCAAGGCCGGCGACAAGATCTTTGCCTCCTTCGTCCAAGCCAATCGGGACCCCAGCATCTTCCCCGAGCCCAGCGAGGTGGTCCTCGACCGCCCGCTGATCTCGTATCTAAACCACGGCCAGGGCCCGAACACCGCGCTGGGCCAGGAAGCCAGCAAGCTCGCCATGGTCTCCATGCTGCGCGTTGTCGGCCGTCTGGAGAATCTCCGGCGTGCGCCCGGTCCGCAAGGCCAGATTAAAAAGATTCTCCAAGAGGGTGGCTACTATGCCTACCTGCGCCCGGACGAGTCTGCCTACTTTGCCTTCCCGATGT CTCTCAAATTGCACTGGGACGGCGATTTCAAGCGTTCCGTTACCAGCTCGTAA
- a CDS encoding uncharacterized protein (ID:PFLUO_004544-T1.cds;~source:funannotate) produces MAPQLHHQPPFRAEHLGSLLRPEALLSTKTAFEEGKVSESQLKEVEDKEIKDIAETQLKLGYAAISDGEYRRHMFWGTFFPGLDGFEEVTDFDVGIFRTYAPDIAAFLEEGHKPGETVLCTGKIRHVGSTYVDQFKYLASLVPAEKVKNLKITLAAPNWYHLRYLEGKAYPTDVYSSDAEYFGDIAKAYQAELQILYDAGCRNVQFDDPNLAYFCSEKFLEGFKKDPLNEHSADVLFEKYIKLYNDCFAKLPADMHVGVHLCRGNFVNSRHFSEGGYDRIAIKLFQELNVHTYYLEYDTARAGGFEPLKHLPPHKNVILGVVTSKFPELEDKEEMKKRVVDAAKFIAEGNNTSLEAALNQVGVSPQCGFASHREGNAIDHDGMINKLKLVRDIANDIWPNQP; encoded by the exons ATGGCCCCTCAACTTCACCACCAGCCGCCATTCCGTGCGGAGCACTTGGGCTCGCTCCTGCGCCCGGAGGCGCTTCTGTCGACCAAGACCGCCttcgaggagggcaaggtgtCCGAGTCGCAGCtcaaggaggtcgaggacaAGGAAATCAAGGACATTGCCGAGACGCAGCTGAAGCTGGGCTACGCGGCTATTTCGGATGGCGAGTACCGGCGCCACA TGTTCTGGGGTACTTTCTTCCCGGGTCTGGACGGATTCGAGGAAGTCACCGACTTCGACGTGGGCATTTTCCGCACCTACGCCCCCGACATTGCGGCCTTCCTCGAGGAGGGCCACAAGCCCGGCGAGACCGTGCTCTGCACGGGCAAGATCAGACATGTTGGCAGCACCTACGTCGACCAGTTCAAGTATCTCGCCAGCCTGGTACCtgccgagaaggtcaagaaccTGAAAATCACACTTGCCGCGCCCAACTGGTACCACCTGCGCTACCTTGAGGGCAAGGCGTACCCGACCGACGTGTACAGCTCAGACGCGGAGTACTTCGGCGACATCGCCAAAGCGTACCAGGCTGAGCTGCAGATCCTGTACGATGCCGGGTGCCGCAACGTGCAATTCGACGACCCCAACCTGGCCT ACTTCTGCTCCGAGAAGTTCCTGGAGGGATTCAAGAAGGACCCACTGAACGAGCACAGCGCGGACGTGCTGTTCGAGAAGTACATCAAGCTGTACAATGACTGCTTCGCCAAGCTGCCGGCGGACATGCACGTCGGCGTGCACCTGTGCCGCGGCAACTTTGTCAACAGCCGCCACTTCTCCGAGGGCGGCTACGACCGCATCGCGATCAAGCTGTTCCAGGAGCTGAACGTGCACACTTACTACCTGGAGTACGACACGGCGCGGGCCGGCGGTTTTGAGCCCCTGAAGCACCTGCCGCCGCACAAGAATGTCATCCTGGGTGTAGTCACGAGCAAGTTCCCCGAGCTCGAGGATaaggaggagatgaagaagcgcgTTGTCGATGCGGCCAAGTTTATTGCTGAGGGTAACAATACCTCGCTGGAGGCGGCGCTGAACCAGGTTGGTGTTAGCCCACAGTGCGGCTTCGCGTCGCACCGTGAGGGTAATGCCATCGATCATGATGGCATGATCAATAAGCTGAAGCTGGTTCGTGATATTGCCAATGATATCTGGCCCAACCAGCCTTAG
- a CDS encoding uncharacterized protein (ID:PFLUO_004549-T1.cds;~source:funannotate), protein MPPKVPKGEYIETDTGNKISRRSQIHGTQHIILGGKTVIQAEAVIRGDLYRLPSSSAGDPSAPTPSSNTPSVAVTVGRYSYISKGAILRPPSRLHRGVHSFYPLKIGDHVFVGERAVVEAASLGNHVQIGARASVGSMAIIKDFACVLDDAAVPPGMVVPSWCVVGGRPARIVGEVGEGFGVEGAEGGLARERYRVVGR, encoded by the exons ATGCCTCCCAAGGTTCCCAAGGGCGAGTACATTGAAACT GACACGGGCAACAAAATCTCGCGCCGCTCCCAAATCCACGGAACACAGCACATCATCCTGGGCGGGAAAACAGTGATTCAAGCAGAAGCTGTCATCCGGGGTGACCTGTATCGTCTCCCATCCTCTTCAGCCGGCGACCCATCAGCACCGACCCCAAGCTCCAACACCCCCTCCGTCGCAGTCACAGTCGGCCGATACAGCTACATCTCCAAGGGTGCCATTCTCCGCCCGCCGAGCAGACTGCACCGCGGCGTGCACTCATTCTACCCGCTCAAAATAGGCGACCATGTCTTTGTCGGCGAGCGCGCGGTTGTAGAAGCTGCTTCGCTGGGGAATCATGTGCAGATTGGGGCGCGCGCTTCTGTGGGCAGTATGGCTATTATCAAGGATTTCGCGTGTGTGCTTGATGACGCGGCGGTGCCGCCGGGGATGGTTGTGCCTAGCTGGTGCGTTGTTGGTGGACGGCCCGCTAGGATTGTTGGGGAGGTGGGCGAGGGCTTTGGGGTTGAGGGGGCTGAGGGTGGGCTTGCGAGGGAGAGGTATCGGGTTGTTGGGAGGTAG
- a CDS encoding uncharacterized protein (ID:PFLUO_004545-T1.cds;~source:funannotate) gives MPAYHKGESVRYKPVGGRDSHTSETVGVIRDVSTQDTSLTGRNVAASAEEPRYEIENERTHKRSAIKEANILGPAE, from the exons ATGCCCGCCTATCACAAGGGAGAAAGTGTCCGCTACAAGCCCGTCGGCG GCCGTGATTCTCACACCTCAGAGACCGTCGGCGTCATCCGCGACGTCAGCACGCAGGACACGAGCTTGACAGGCCGTAATGTGGCTGCCTCGGCAGAGGAGCCGCGCTACGAG ATTGAAAACGAGAGGACTCATAAGAGATCCGCCATCAAGGAGGCTAATATCCTTGGCCCGGCAGAGTAG
- a CDS encoding uncharacterized protein (ID:PFLUO_004543-T1.cds;~source:funannotate), with translation MSASASASPLGLLPNELLDLVLSELSTEPPSTRKLHHPPSLELIQSHTKDLKHLAQSSSALLEFVRPWLFRHARLDLCDEPAFRSFVTNSGLNRYVTSIVVIGIDSSGHQADPHWWRSVFQYVDPVRVTVLAPPSFMGKTLGTPIMDGDSWAFEIPLQVLQLECDRSTDIPNPGSEPGLLPLRPWTSLSFNESSSLRAYNHYEYFQFQTPSVLGIWGAFPHVPLRQFFLPHSLRSLTVFSYTAVFPFYNHVRLVLDALVLMPNLRYLSMQLGPEEGNTITETEQRGSMDPSDPWMELETSYSLIGHAVKHSFHALKVFSTRDFQLQAIQPELLAILNEHLGDDSGWVYDGRETWIRRGDHP, from the coding sequence ATGTCCGCCTCAGCATCAGCATCGCCCCTTGGCCTCCTTCCCAACGAGCTGTTGGACCTAGTTCTCTCTGAACTGTCTACTGAGCCACCCTCCACGCGGAAGCTGCATCATCCGCCGAGCCTCGAGCTCATCCAGTCTCACACCAAGGACTTGAAACATCTGGCCCagagctcgtcggccttgcTGGAGTTCGTGCGTCCCTGGCTCTTTCGCCATGCACGGCTAGACCTGTGCGACGAACCGGCGTTTCGCTCATTCGTGACTAACTCAGGGTTGAATCGATATGTGACCTCCATTGTAGTAATCGGGATCGACTCGTCGGGTCACCAAGCTGATCCACACTGGTGGCGAAGCGTGTTTCAATACGTCGATCCCGTTCGGGTCACAGTGCTGGCGCCGCCCTCGTTTATGGGCAAGACGCTCGGCACTCCGATCATGGATGGTGACAGCTGGGCATTTGAAATCCCACTACAGGTCTTGCAACTGGAATGTGACCGATCGACCGACATCCCAAACCCAGGATCGGAACCTGGCCTGTTGCCTCTGCGGCCGTGGACCTCGTTGTCCTTCAACGagtcctcctcgctcagAGCATACAACCACTACGAGTACTTCCAGTTTCAAACGCCCTCCGTGCTGGGAATTTGGGGGGCTTTCCCGCATGTCCCCCTGAGACAATTTTTTCTCCCGCATTCACTGCGCAGCTTAACCGTATTTTCGTATACGGCGGTGTTCCCGTTCTATAACCATGTTCGCCTCGTGCTGGATGCGTTAGTTCTGATGCCGAATCTACGCTACCTGAGTATGCAGCTGGGTCCGGAAGAGGGCAATACGATCACTGAGACCGAGCAGCGGGGTTCAATGGATCCCAGTGATCCGTGGATGGAGCTTGAGACGTCGTATTCTCTAATCGGGCACGCTGTGAAGCACAGCTTCCACGCCTTGAAGGTATTCAGCACGCGTGATTTTCAGCTCCAAGCTATCCAGCCGGAACTGCTAGCCATCTTGAATGAACATCTGGGCGATGACTCCGGGTGGGTGTACGATGGTCGAGAGACGTGGATTCGAAGAGGAGACCACCCATAA
- a CDS encoding uncharacterized protein (ID:PFLUO_004546-T1.cds;~source:funannotate), which translates to MGGSVSKMMGKIFGTKEMRILMLGLDAAGKTTILYKLKLSNQDVTTIPTVGFNVESVTYKNVKFNVWDVGGQDKIRPLWRHYYSGTQGLIFVVDSSDTARLEEARSELHKIINDREMKDALLLVFANKQDVPGHLSPEDITNQLQLTKLKDKLWYVAPSVATDGTGIFEGLAWLSNNVKTQPQK; encoded by the exons ATGGGTGGCTCCGTGTCTAAGATGATGGGCAAGATCTTTGGTACCAAGGAGATGCGCATCCTGATGCTGGGTTTGGATGCTGCTGGCAAGACTA CAATTCTCTACAAATTGAAACTCAGCAACCAGGACGTCACCACTATCCCGACTGTCGGCTTCAACGTCGAGAGCGTCACCTATAAGAATGTCAAGTTCAACGTGTGGGACGTCGGCGGCCAGGACAAGATTCGGCCCCTCTGGCGACACTACTACTCCGGCACCCAAGGCCTGATCTTCGTGGTGGATTCCAGCGATACCGCGCGATTGGAGGAGGCCCGCTCTGAGTTgcacaagatcatcaacgaTCGGGAAATGAAGGACGCCCTCCTGCTGGTGTTCGCCAACAAGCAGGATGTCCCAGGCC ACTTGAGCCCGGAGGATATCACCAACCAGTTGCAATTGACAAAGCTCAAGGACAAGCTGTGGTACGTCGCGCCGAGTGTTGCGACGGACGGAACGGGTATCTTCGAGGGACTG GCCTGGCTTTCGAACAATGTCAAGACCCAACCGCAGAAATAA